A single genomic interval of Sinorhizobium garamanticum harbors:
- a CDS encoding DUF1638 domain-containing protein gives MENRPSARERAQPKKVHVIGCGAIAREILAICEANGLEHIDLHCLPAIWHNTPEKITPGLREAIARAREEGFERIFIAYADCGTGGELDRLCEEEGVTRIPGPHCYSFFAGNADFAKRWDDDLSAFFLTDFLARQFEAFVIEPLGLDRHPELRDMYFGHYRKLVYLSQVEDKALQEKARRAAERLGLEYEYRFTGYGDLTQSLIDA, from the coding sequence ATGGAAAACAGACCGTCGGCAAGAGAACGTGCACAACCGAAGAAAGTTCACGTCATTGGTTGTGGAGCGATCGCGCGCGAAATCCTTGCCATCTGCGAGGCCAACGGGCTCGAGCACATCGATCTCCATTGCCTGCCCGCCATCTGGCACAACACCCCGGAAAAGATCACACCGGGCCTGCGCGAGGCGATCGCGCGGGCGCGTGAAGAGGGCTTCGAGCGCATCTTCATCGCCTATGCCGATTGCGGCACCGGCGGTGAACTCGACCGGCTTTGCGAGGAGGAAGGCGTGACACGCATCCCCGGCCCGCACTGTTATTCCTTCTTCGCCGGCAACGCCGATTTCGCCAAGCGCTGGGACGACGACCTCAGCGCCTTCTTCCTCACCGACTTCCTCGCCCGCCAGTTCGAGGCCTTCGTCATCGAACCGCTCGGCCTCGACCGGCATCCCGAACTGCGCGACATGTATTTCGGCCACTACCGCAAGCTCGTCTACCTCTCGCAGGTGGAGGATAAGGCGCTACAGGAAAAGGCCCGCCGCGCCGCCGAAAGGCTCGGCCTCGAATACGAATATCGCTTCACCGGCTATGGCGATCTGACGCAGTCGCTGATCGACGCTTGA
- a CDS encoding entericidin codes for MTTKALATIAAVLVALATLSSCANTIRGLGQDTANAVNATQGAGHRVAKAAN; via the coding sequence ATGACAACAAAAGCTCTGGCGACGATCGCCGCTGTCCTGGTGGCGCTGGCAACCCTGAGTTCCTGCGCCAACACGATACGCGGCTTGGGTCAGGATACTGCAAACGCCGTGAACGCGACACAGGGGGCCGGCCACAGGGTCGCCAAGGCCGCCAACTGA
- a CDS encoding ferredoxin: MTVPSADELLETIRAALAPHGLFLRGTVNFADGEAGPMLADGKPAASVVLIGNIGGSLWEPFTWWREREADRGGADPLDKWSKQVMHPIGEAAGATTYFPSDPPWQPFQQWAMRAEGLKPSPLGILIHPEYGLWHGYRGALGFDRVLPQTGAVPAGHPCDACVEKPCISACPADAVASGAFDVARCRMHLRSEAGAGGCLAHGCLSRDACPVGRHYRYPAVQLRFHMAALSF, translated from the coding sequence ATGACGGTTCCATCGGCGGACGAACTGCTTGAAACGATCCGTGCGGCGCTCGCGCCGCACGGTCTTTTTTTGCGTGGCACGGTGAACTTTGCCGATGGCGAGGCCGGCCCGATGCTCGCGGATGGCAAGCCCGCCGCGAGCGTCGTGCTCATCGGCAATATCGGCGGCTCGCTCTGGGAGCCTTTTACCTGGTGGAGGGAGCGCGAAGCGGACCGCGGCGGAGCCGATCCGCTCGACAAATGGTCGAAGCAGGTGATGCATCCGATAGGCGAGGCGGCCGGCGCGACGACCTATTTCCCCTCCGATCCGCCTTGGCAGCCCTTCCAGCAATGGGCGATGCGTGCCGAAGGGCTGAAGCCTTCGCCGCTCGGTATTCTCATTCACCCAGAATATGGCCTCTGGCACGGTTACCGCGGCGCGCTTGGCTTTGATCGGGTACTGCCGCAGACGGGAGCGGTTCCAGCTGGCCATCCCTGCGACGCCTGTGTGGAAAAGCCGTGCATCTCCGCCTGTCCGGCCGATGCCGTGGCGTCCGGCGCCTTTGACGTCGCGCGCTGCCGCATGCATCTGAGATCCGAGGCGGGGGCGGGCGGCTGTCTCGCTCACGGCTGCCTTTCACGCGATGCCTGCCCCGTGGGGCGGCACTATCGCTACCCGGCTGTGCAACTCCGTTTCCATATGGCGGCGCTCAGTTTTTAG
- a CDS encoding NmrA/HSCARG family protein, producing MTATYPTVLVIGATGRFAGLVVPELARRGARLRALIRDPAKVDAAQGSGISEAVIGDLRNRESLDEAVRGVDGVFHIGPALAPDEAALGITLIEAARRAGVRKFVFSSVAQPTNTRLKNHASKIPVEDALYSSTLDYTILHPVNFMQNIASAWPSIIETGVFSEPFPKTAKVARVDYRDVAEVAAIALTSDRLSYATLELAAEGRPSREEIATLMSEALGRPIVAGEPSFEAWAKAARHGYSDRQLALLSKVHEHYALYGLGGNSLTLRAALGREPRTLRSYVEELAQQAA from the coding sequence GTGACCGCTACATATCCGACCGTGCTCGTGATCGGAGCAACCGGCAGGTTCGCAGGTCTAGTCGTACCGGAACTCGCCCGTCGGGGAGCAAGGCTCCGCGCTCTCATCCGCGATCCGGCCAAGGTTGACGCCGCGCAAGGCTCAGGCATTTCGGAGGCGGTCATCGGTGACTTGCGAAATCGGGAAAGCCTCGATGAAGCCGTGCGTGGCGTCGATGGCGTCTTTCACATCGGACCCGCCCTCGCGCCGGACGAGGCTGCGCTGGGCATCACGCTGATAGAGGCGGCGAGGAGGGCAGGCGTCCGGAAGTTTGTCTTCTCCTCGGTTGCTCAGCCGACGAACACGCGTCTCAAGAATCATGCCAGCAAGATACCGGTCGAGGATGCGCTTTATTCCTCCACGCTGGACTACACGATCCTGCACCCGGTCAACTTCATGCAGAACATTGCATCGGCCTGGCCGTCGATTATCGAAACCGGCGTCTTTTCCGAACCCTTTCCGAAGACCGCGAAGGTCGCGCGCGTCGACTATCGGGATGTGGCGGAGGTTGCGGCCATAGCGCTCACGAGCGACCGCTTGTCCTATGCGACGCTGGAGCTCGCTGCGGAAGGCCGGCCGAGCCGGGAAGAAATCGCGACGCTCATGTCGGAGGCACTCGGGCGTCCGATCGTCGCCGGCGAGCCAAGCTTCGAGGCATGGGCGAAAGCCGCGCGCCACGGCTACAGCGATCGGCAACTGGCCCTCCTGTCCAAGGTGCACGAGCATTATGCGCTTTACGGTCTCGGCGGAAACAGCCTGACGCTCCGAGCAGCGCTCGGTCGCGAGCCGCGAACGCTGCGAAGCTATGTAGAGGAACTCGCGCAGCAAGCCGCATAA
- a CDS encoding DUF2798 domain-containing protein, giving the protein MLTLVRNSLRIKKLPSRYAVIVMPLILSVLMSGIVSAVSTLMNAGRDQFAATWPHAWAASWLIAFPSLLLLLPVVRRIVGAIVEQRA; this is encoded by the coding sequence ATGCTTACACTTGTGCGCAATTCACTGAGGATAAAGAAACTTCCCTCGCGCTACGCGGTCATCGTCATGCCACTGATACTCTCGGTGCTCATGTCCGGAATCGTGTCAGCGGTATCGACTCTGATGAATGCCGGGAGGGATCAGTTCGCCGCGACTTGGCCCCACGCCTGGGCCGCGTCCTGGCTCATTGCCTTCCCCAGCCTGCTGCTGCTGCTTCCCGTCGTTCGCCGGATCGTTGGGGCGATCGTCGAGCAGCGGGCCTGA
- a CDS encoding trimethylamine methyltransferase family protein — translation MSDVTEQGAVEGGGRRARGEGRGAAARRASRTGGGPGPSLPYIQRKIREYEVLDEEGLQLIERNADTVLEEIGIEFRDDPEALDLWKAAGADVRGQRVHFPKGLCRELLKTAPSDFTWHARNPERNAHIGGKATVFAPVYGPPFVRDLDGNRRYATIEDFRNFVKLAYMAPSVHSSGGTVCEPVDIPVNKRHLDMVYSHIKYSDKPFMGSVTAPERAEDTIAMAKIVFGDDFVENNTVTLNLINANSPMVFDETMVGALKVYARHNQACVLSPFILSGAMSPVTVAGTLTQILAEVLAGASFTQLIRKGAPVLFGTFAASISMQSGAPTFGTPEPSLVSYGAAQLARRLGLPFRTGGSLCGSKVPDAQAAHESANTLNMTLLAGTNFVLHAAGWLEGGLVSSYEKFMIDQDQLGMMQKMAEGVDLSENAQALDAIREVGPGSHYLGCAHTQANFQTAFYRSPLADNNSFEQWEIEGEKRIEQRANALARSWLEHYEAPYLDPAIDEALKDYIAKRKDSMPDAFT, via the coding sequence ATGAGCGACGTGACAGAACAGGGCGCGGTTGAAGGCGGCGGACGCCGCGCGCGTGGTGAGGGACGTGGGGCGGCGGCGCGCCGGGCATCGCGCACCGGCGGCGGTCCGGGACCGTCTCTACCCTATATCCAGCGTAAGATTCGTGAATACGAGGTGCTCGACGAGGAAGGCCTGCAGCTCATCGAGCGCAACGCCGACACGGTGCTCGAGGAGATCGGCATCGAGTTCCGCGACGACCCCGAAGCGCTCGATCTCTGGAAGGCCGCCGGCGCCGACGTGCGCGGCCAGCGCGTTCACTTCCCGAAGGGGCTCTGCCGCGAGCTTTTGAAGACTGCGCCGTCGGACTTCACCTGGCACGCGCGCAATCCCGAGCGCAACGCCCATATCGGCGGCAAGGCGACGGTGTTCGCGCCGGTTTACGGCCCGCCCTTCGTCCGCGACCTCGACGGCAACCGCCGTTACGCGACGATCGAGGATTTCCGCAATTTTGTGAAACTCGCCTATATGGCGCCGTCGGTGCATTCCTCCGGCGGCACGGTCTGCGAGCCGGTCGACATCCCGGTAAACAAGCGTCATCTCGATATGGTCTACAGCCATATCAAATATTCCGACAAACCGTTTATGGGCTCGGTCACCGCGCCTGAGCGCGCCGAAGACACGATCGCCATGGCGAAGATCGTTTTCGGCGACGATTTCGTCGAGAACAACACGGTGACGCTGAACCTCATCAACGCCAACTCGCCGATGGTCTTCGACGAGACCATGGTGGGCGCGCTCAAGGTCTATGCACGCCACAACCAGGCCTGCGTGCTTTCGCCGTTCATCCTGTCCGGCGCGATGAGCCCGGTCACTGTCGCCGGCACGCTGACGCAGATTCTCGCTGAAGTGCTCGCGGGTGCCTCGTTCACGCAGCTCATCCGCAAGGGCGCGCCGGTGCTCTTCGGCACCTTCGCTGCCTCGATTTCGATGCAGTCGGGCGCGCCGACCTTCGGCACACCGGAGCCGTCGCTGGTCTCCTATGGCGCGGCGCAGCTTGCCCGCCGTCTCGGCCTGCCGTTCCGCACCGGCGGCTCGCTCTGCGGCTCCAAGGTTCCGGATGCCCAGGCGGCGCACGAGTCTGCGAACACGCTCAACATGACCCTGCTTGCCGGCACCAACTTTGTGCTGCATGCAGCCGGCTGGCTGGAAGGTGGCCTCGTCTCGTCCTACGAGAAGTTCATGATCGACCAGGACCAGCTCGGCATGATGCAGAAGATGGCCGAAGGCGTGGACCTTTCCGAAAACGCCCAGGCGCTCGACGCGATCCGCGAAGTCGGACCGGGCAGCCACTATCTCGGCTGCGCCCACACGCAGGCCAACTTCCAGACGGCCTTCTACCGTTCGCCGCTCGCCGACAACAATTCCTTCGAGCAGTGGGAAATCGAAGGCGAGAAGCGGATCGAGCAGCGCGCCAATGCGCTGGCCCGCAGCTGGCTCGAACACTACGAGGCGCCTTATCTCGATCCGGCAATCGACGAGGCGCTGAAGGACTATATCGCCAAGCGCAAGGACTCCATGCCGGACGCCTTCACCTGA
- a CDS encoding corrinoid protein, whose product MADDEIILADLSDEELVQQMHDDLYDGLKEEIEEGTRILLERGWTPYDILTQALVEGMRIVGIDFRDGILFVPEVLLSANAMKAGMFILRPLLVETGAPKLGKMVIGTVKGDIHDIGKNLVGMMMEGAGFDVVDLGINNPVENYLEAIEREQPDILGMSALLTTTMPYMKVVIDTMKEKGMRDDYVVLVGGAPLNEEFGKAVGADAYCRDAAVAVETAKDFMKRKHNRLAAG is encoded by the coding sequence ATGGCAGACGATGAAATCATTCTCGCGGACCTTTCCGACGAGGAACTCGTGCAGCAGATGCATGACGACCTTTACGACGGTCTCAAGGAGGAAATCGAGGAAGGGACGCGAATCCTCCTCGAACGGGGCTGGACGCCTTACGACATCCTCACCCAGGCGCTCGTCGAGGGCATGCGCATCGTCGGCATCGACTTCCGCGACGGCATTCTCTTCGTGCCGGAAGTTCTGCTGTCGGCCAACGCGATGAAGGCCGGCATGTTCATCCTGCGTCCGCTGCTTGTCGAAACCGGCGCACCCAAGCTTGGCAAGATGGTCATCGGCACCGTCAAGGGCGACATCCACGACATCGGCAAGAACCTTGTGGGCATGATGATGGAAGGCGCCGGCTTCGACGTCGTCGATCTCGGCATCAACAATCCGGTCGAGAACTATCTGGAAGCGATCGAACGCGAACAGCCGGATATCCTCGGCATGTCGGCGCTCTTGACGACGACCATGCCCTACATGAAGGTCGTTATCGACACGATGAAGGAAAAGGGCATGCGCGACGACTACGTCGTTCTCGTCGGCGGCGCGCCGCTCAACGAGGAATTCGGCAAGGCCGTTGGTGCAGACGCCTATTGCCGCGATGCCGCCGTCGCCGTCGAGACTGCCAAGGACTTCATGAAGCGCAAGCACAACCGACTGGCGGCCGGCTAA